A stretch of DNA from Mucilaginibacter daejeonensis:
TTAATGGGCTTCGTTTATAAGAAAGGTTAGCAAAGTCTACCGGGTTAGAGAAAGCGCCACCATCGGGATCAAGAGCCAGTTGTGTAGGATCTGGTGCGTTAACAGGCCTGGTAAGCAGCAGGTTCTGGATCAGGCCGTTATAGTTCCTGACATCGTTGCCGCCATTTGAGGCCACACCTGAACCCAAGGCATGTGATAGATTGATGTTGGTCCCCAGCTTAAGCCTGTCCGTTGCGCTATGGTTTATTTTCATGAGCAAGCCATAACGCTCGTACTTGTTGTTCACGATCAGGCCCTGCTGGTTCAGGTAAGATGCAGAGGTCAAAAAGTTGGTCTTGGCGTTACCTCCGCTATAGCTAACATTATAGCTTTGAACGGCAGCCGTGCGCAGCGCCTCTTTTTGCCAGTCTTGCGACTTAACTCCGCTCAGATCCTTCACCCGGTCATTCACCACATCAAATAACTGGTCGTTATTGAGGTCATCGGCATAGTTACCATCGGCAGTTCCATTGGCTAACCGGTAACTGGCATAGTCCTGCGCGCCCAGCATTTGTATGTGTTTAGGATTCCATGCCAATCCGCCATATGTGTTCACCTCCAGTGATGAGGTATTGCTTTTGCCGGTCTTGGTGGTGATCAGGATCACGCCATTAGCACCTCTTGAGCCGAAGATGGCCGTAGCCGAAGCATCTTTAAGTACTTCGATAGAGGCGATATCGTTAGGGTTTATACCCGATAGTGGGTTGGTCAAAGCGGTACTGCCTATGCCCGATGAGGCAGCTTCAGCGTTATTCACGTCGATCTGCACCCCATCGATCACGTAGAGTGGTTGAGTGCCCGAGTTGAACGAATTGGTACCGCGGATGGTCACGTTCACGGCGCTGCCTGGTTCACCCGATGATGATGTCACCTGCACACCAGCTAAACGACCCTGCATGGCTTCCATGAATGATACTGACTTGGCCTGCTGTATCTCTTTCTCTTTAATGCCCGCAACCGAACCGGTAAGGTCTGATTTGCGCTGCGTACCGTAACCTATCACCACGATATCATCGAGACGACTGCTGATCTGTTTCATTACAAGCGACAACGGCGTGTTGCCGGTAATTTGCACTTCGCGGGTCTCAAAACCCACCATGCTGAACACCAGCACCGCACGGTCGTCAGGCACGTTGATGGTGTACTGTCCGTTGGCCGCGGTCACTGCGGCAACGCCCCCGCCTTTAACACGGATGTTCACCCCTGGTAATGGTTGTTTGGATTCATCGGTAACTACACCTTTGACCTGAATAGGTGGTGCATGCGCCTTAGGAGTACTTTTGATGACCACGATGGAACGGTCATCATCATTAATGGTAAAGCTTAGTCCGTAAGGCTGTAATATTTGTTTGAGTGCTTCAGGTAACGACACGTTCTTAAGCTCGACAGAGACCTTTGAAGCGCTGCTGATCATCTCAACATTATAAATGAAATTGTATCCTGTAGAACGGTGTATCTTGTTGAATACCTCCTTCATCGTTGCATTATCTGTCCTCAACGTTAAAGTTTGAGCCAGTCCTCTGGCACTCACGTTGAATACAAAGGCGATCAAGAGTATGTAGGTGATCCTCATGACACGAATAAGCTTATGGCATGGGCGTAAAGGGACAGCCCACGTATCCGCAAGTAAAATTTTGTACATTTGAAAATAGGTTTGATCAAAAATTGGTCTTTTAGGGAGATCTTGACCGCCTGTAGGAGTTCACAGCTCTTTGACCGGAAAGCGTTGGCGCGCTTTTCGGTCTTTTCTAAACAATGGCGATCAGCGTTTTAAAACTGTTAAGGCATTACGCTGACCCTCCTTCCATTGATCTTAAAGTGTACAACTTCAGTTTGTTCAAGATTGCGTAACAGATTATGAAGTCCGTTCCTGACCAGGTAGCTGCCGCCAAAATGGCGGCCTTTTACACGTGGGTCTACCTCCACATCCACATCAAAGGCGCGCGATACGGTCTGCATCAATTCTTCTATCGTGGCATCTTTAAATAACAATACGCCATCCTTCCAGCCAAGCACCTCGTTAAGATCTGCTGTTGACACATCGAACCCGCCTGATGCATCAGCCTTTTGCGCCTGCTGACCCGGTTTCAGTAAGCAGGAACTGTTAGCATCGAATACCTTGACCGAGCCGCTTGTCAAAGTGGTTACCACACGGTCATCATCAGGATAAGCACTGATATTGAAATGCGTACCTAAAACCTGTACCGTTTGCGATCTTGAACGTACCTTGAACGGTTTGTTGTCCATATGCTGAACCTCGAAATAAGCTTCGCCTGAGAGTTCGACCACACGTTCTGACGGCCCAAAATCGGTCGGGAACGTAAGTACCGTTTGGGAGTTGAGCCATACCTTGCTACCATCTGGCAGCACCAGCTCATATCGCTTTCCACGCGGTATATCGATCTTATTGACAGTAAAGCCGCTTATGTTATCGTTACTCCTGTTATTTGAGCTATAAGTAAGTGTACCGTTAGCATCTTTTGATATTACTGCCGAGCCCAACGAGGTGATCACTCCTTGCTTTTGCTGTTCAAGGTCAACTTGCTTACCATTGGATAAGGTGAGCACAATAGATGAGGTATGCTTGACCGAATTAGTAGATGCGACAGGCATAGCCTTGTTCGCAGTATCATATTTCAAGATCAACAGGCCAGCCGTTAAGACGATCACGATGATCGCTGCTGCTGCGGCAACCTTATAGTAAGATCTTATTGACCTTACTTTGGCCTCTGGCTGAGCTTTAGCATGCTTGATATTGGTCATCAACCGTTGAAAAGCCTCATCAGTGTCGAACTGCCCGGTCATCCGCGCATCTTCCTGAGCCAGTTTTTCATCAAAAATCCTTTTTAACAGCGCTTTGTTACGGCCGTCACTATTCAACCATGTCGCGAGCTCAACGCGTTCATCGGCCGTAAGTTTATCTCTCAAAAACCTGATGATCAGATCACTGGTCCTTAAACTGTTCTTTATTTGTTTTGGCCGCATAGCTCCGTTCGATTTCACATAGAAACGGAACTCGTGCCGCTCATCTTCAAAGGTTTTCAAAATTTATTTAAAAATTATTACCGGTGACCAGTTCACAGTGGTGTTAAGCATCATTTGCCTATTTTTTAAAATATATTCACTTATCGCACTTAGTGTTAAAAATTTATGTTCATAATTGTAAACCGATTTATACCTGCGACTTACTGACCGCTTTTAGTCCTCATTGCCCTCTCATGGTGTGCGTGGCTATATAGGTTGGTGCAGCACCTAATTATGGAGAACGTCATGAGTGAACTGCTTTACTGCGATAGCGATGATGAACTTTTGAGTAAGTTCAGGATAGGTGATGAGAAAGCATTGAACCAGATCTTCAGTAAATTGTACGGTGGGTTGTGCTTTTTTGCGTCTAGATTCACTACAGATATCGGCATTGCCGAGGAACTGACCATTGATGTCTTCCAA
This window harbors:
- a CDS encoding FecR family protein, producing the protein MKTFEDERHEFRFYVKSNGAMRPKQIKNSLRTSDLIIRFLRDKLTADERVELATWLNSDGRNKALLKRIFDEKLAQEDARMTGQFDTDEAFQRLMTNIKHAKAQPEAKVRSIRSYYKVAAAAAIIVIVLTAGLLILKYDTANKAMPVASTNSVKHTSSIVLTLSNGKQVDLEQQKQGVITSLGSAVISKDANGTLTYSSNNRSNDNISGFTVNKIDIPRGKRYELVLPDGSKVWLNSQTVLTFPTDFGPSERVVELSGEAYFEVQHMDNKPFKVRSRSQTVQVLGTHFNISAYPDDDRVVTTLTSGSVKVFDANSSCLLKPGQQAQKADASGGFDVSTADLNEVLGWKDGVLLFKDATIEELMQTVSRAFDVDVEVDPRVKGRHFGGSYLVRNGLHNLLRNLEQTEVVHFKINGRRVSVMP